Part of the Propioniciclava sp. MC1595 genome is shown below.
GCCCGGCCGTAGTAGGCGCGGTCGCGGACCCAGGCGCCCCGGGCGTTGATGCCGGTGACCTCGCCGAGGGTGCCGTCGGTGAGCAGGGCGCGCATGCGCGGGACGCCGGCGGACCCGAGGCTCTGGAACCCGACCTGCAGCGCCCTCCCGGTCTCCTTGACGGTGCGCAGCAGCCGCCAGAACTCGGGCAGGGACGGGACGGGGGGCTTCTCCAGCATCACGTGGGCACCGGCGGCCATGGCCGCCGTCGACAGCGCCGCGTGGGTGCCGATCGGGGTGGCGATGCTCACGATGTCGACGTCGTGCCGACCCAACAGGGCGTCGAGGCCGTCGTACCAGGGCAGGTCCCGGTCCTCGGGCGGGCCGCCCGGGTCGGCGGTGGCCACGAGGTCGATCCTGCCGAGGCCTGCGAGGCGGTCGATCCGCTGGAGGTGGATGCGGCCGAAGCCGCGGACGCCGACCTGTGCGACGGTGGTCATCGGGATGGTCCTCCCCGGGGAATCGGGTGGGAATGCGTTTTCCCACACCTTATCACCGGGCACCGGGCCCGGGGGAGGGGGTGGCGGGTGGAATGTCGGTGCGGGCTGGCAGGATGGACCCCGTGAACGACCAACCCCTCTTCGGGCGCGTGGTGCTGGTGAGCGGCCCCGAGTCGCTGCTGGCCGAGCGGGCCGTCGAACGCCTCGTCCGGGCGGCGCTGGCCGAGCGACCCGCGGCGTCGGTGACGAAGGTGGAGGCGGGCGACCTGGACGCGGGCGGCCTGGCCGAGGTGACCGGCGGCTCGTTGTTCGCCGAGGAGTCGGTGGTCGTGGTGCAGCAGCTCTCCGACCTCGACCCCGGCCTGTTCGACGCCGTCCTGGCGTTCGTGTCCGACCCGTCCGAGGAACTGGCGCTCGTGCTCGTGCACCCGGGCGGCGTCAAGGGGAGGGGGCTGCTCGACAAGCTCAAGAAGGCGCGCATCGAGGTCGTCGACTGCCCCACGATCAAGGCGTGGGAGCTGCCCCAGTTCGCCGCCGCCGAGGCGCGCCTGCTCGGCGGGCGGATCGACAAGGCCACCGCCGACCGGCTGGTCGAGGCGCTCGGCGCCGACGTGCGGGCGGTCGCCGGTGCGGTGCGCCAGCTGCTCGCCGACGCCGACGACCGGGTGATCAGCGAGGCGGCGGTGCGCCGCTACTTCGCCGGCCGCGCCGACGTCACGAGCTTCACCGTCGCCGACCACGTGATGGCGGGCCGCCGCAACGAGGCCCTCGGCGCGCTGCGCTGGGCGCTCGAGACCGGCGTCGCCCCCGTGCTGGTCACCTCCGCGCTCGCCAACGCGCTGCGCGCGCAGGGGCGGTACACCGACTTCGTGGGCCAGCGGATGCGCGACGTCGACCTCGCCCGCGACCTCGGGGTGCCGCCCTTCAAGGTCAAGGAGATCGTGCAGCGCTCGCGCGACTGGACGCCGCGGGGCCTGGCCTCCTCCCTCAAGCTCGTGGCCGAGGCCGACGCCGCCGTCAAGGGGCAGGCGGCCGACCCGTCGTTCGCCCTGGAGCGCATGGTCATGGGAGTTGCCGGGCTGCGCGGCCGGCGTCCGGATTCGGGGATGGGGCGCTGACCGGCCGACGATTTTGGGGCGACCCCGTGGGCTGGTAAGCTGTTCAATCGCGCCCAGCGTGGGCGCACACCTCATTCATCAACCTGAACTGAAGGCTTAGCCCGTGGCGAACATCAAGTCCCAGAAGAAGCGGATCCTCACGAACGAGAAGGCGCGCCTGCGCAACAAGGCCGTGAAGTCTGCTCTCAAGACGCACATTCGCAAGTTCCGCGAGGCCGCGGCCGAGGGTGACGTGGAGAAGGCCCAGGAGCTGGCCAAGGTCGCGTGCAAGGCGCTCGACAAGGCCGCCACCAAGGGCGTCATCCACGCCAACCAGGCTGCGAACCGCAAGTCGGCCGTCGCGTCGGCCGCTGCCGCTCTCTGACGAACTCCTGCGACGTCGCCCCGCACCGCTGCCGGTGCCGGGGCGACGTCGTGCCGTACCCATGTGAAGATGGGCGAACACGAAAGAGGGAACGCCGCGTGACGACGCCGCAGCCGGGTGGGACGAACCCGGCGATCATCCGGAACTTCTGCATCATCGCCCACATCGACCACGGGAAGTCGACCCTGGCCGACCGCATGCTGCAGCTGACCGGCGTCGTCGACGAGCGGTCGATGCGCGCCCAGTACCTCGACCGGATGGACATCGAGCGCGAGCGCGGCATCACCATCAAGAGCCAGGCTGTGCGCATGCCGTGGCAGGTCGACGGCACCGACCACGTGCTCAACATGATCGACACGCCCGGCCACGTGGACTTCACCTACGAGGTCTCCCGCTCGCTGGCCGCCTGTGAGGGCGCCATCCTGCTGGTCGACGCCGCGCAGGGCATCGAGGCCCAGACGCTGGCCAACCTCTACCTCGCCATGGGCGCCGACCTGCACATCATCCCGGTGCTGAACAAGATCGACCTGCCCGGCGCGCAGCCCGAGAAGTACGCCGAGGAACTCGCCAACCTGGTCGGGTGCGACCCCGACGACGTGTTCCGGGTGTCCGGCAAGACGGGCGAGGGCGTACCCGAGCTGCTCGACGCGATCGTCGCCCAGGTGCCCGCCCCCGTCGGTGACGCCCAGGCCCCGGCCCGCGCGATGATCTTCGACTCGGTCTACGACACCTACCGCGGCGTGGTCACCTACGTGCGCGTGATCGACGGCGAGCTCAACCACCGCGAGCGCATCCTGATGATGTCGACCAAGGCGACGCACGAGGTCCTCGAGGTGGGCGTGATCTCGCCCGAGCCGACCCCGTCCAAGGCCATCGGCGTCGGCGAGGTGGGCTACCTCATCACCGGCGTGAAGGACGTCCGCCAGAGCCGGGTCGGTGACACCATCACCACCCAGAACAAGCCGGCCACCGACGCCCTCGGCGGGTACAAGCACCCGAACCCGATGGTGTACGCCGGCCTCTACCCGATCGACGGCGCCGACTTCCCCGAACTGCGCGAGGCGCTGGAGAAGCTCCAGCTCAACGACGCCGCGCTCACCTACGAGCCCGAGACCTCGGGCGCCCTGGGCTTCGGCTTCCGCATCGGCTTCCTCGGCCTGCTGCACATGGAGATCGTCCGCGAGCGGCTCGAGCGCGAGTTCAACCTCGACCTCATCTCCACCGCCCCCAACGTCGTGTACCGCGTGGTCATGGAGGACGGCAGCGAGCACCAGGTCACCAATCCGAGCGAGTACCCCGAGGGCAAGATCGCCGAGGTGTGGGAGCCGGTCGTCAAGGCCACCATCCTCACCCCGACCGAGTACATCGGCACGATCCTCGAGCTCTGCCAGCAACGCCGCGGCACCCAGACCGGCATGGACTACCTGTCGTCCGACCGGGTCGAGATCCGCTACACGCTGCCCCTGGCCGAGATCGTGTTCGACTTCTTCGACGCCCTCAAGTCGCGCACCAAGGGCTACGCGAGCCTCGACTACGACGAGGCCGGCGAGCAGGTCTCCGACCTGGTCAAGGTCGACATCCTGCTGCACGGCGACCCCGTCGACGCGTTCAGCTCGATCGTGCACAAGGACGCCGCCTACGGCTACGGCCTGGCGATGGCCAAGAAGCTCAAGGAGCTCATCCCGCGCCAGCAGTTCGA
Proteins encoded:
- the holA gene encoding DNA polymerase III subunit delta, with protein sequence MNDQPLFGRVVLVSGPESLLAERAVERLVRAALAERPAASVTKVEAGDLDAGGLAEVTGGSLFAEESVVVVQQLSDLDPGLFDAVLAFVSDPSEELALVLVHPGGVKGRGLLDKLKKARIEVVDCPTIKAWELPQFAAAEARLLGGRIDKATADRLVEALGADVRAVAGAVRQLLADADDRVISEAAVRRYFAGRADVTSFTVADHVMAGRRNEALGALRWALETGVAPVLVTSALANALRAQGRYTDFVGQRMRDVDLARDLGVPPFKVKEIVQRSRDWTPRGLASSLKLVAEADAAVKGQAADPSFALERMVMGVAGLRGRRPDSGMGR
- the rpsT gene encoding 30S ribosomal protein S20 produces the protein MANIKSQKKRILTNEKARLRNKAVKSALKTHIRKFREAAAEGDVEKAQELAKVACKALDKAATKGVIHANQAANRKSAVASAAAAL
- the lepA gene encoding translation elongation factor 4 yields the protein MTTPQPGGTNPAIIRNFCIIAHIDHGKSTLADRMLQLTGVVDERSMRAQYLDRMDIERERGITIKSQAVRMPWQVDGTDHVLNMIDTPGHVDFTYEVSRSLAACEGAILLVDAAQGIEAQTLANLYLAMGADLHIIPVLNKIDLPGAQPEKYAEELANLVGCDPDDVFRVSGKTGEGVPELLDAIVAQVPAPVGDAQAPARAMIFDSVYDTYRGVVTYVRVIDGELNHRERILMMSTKATHEVLEVGVISPEPTPSKAIGVGEVGYLITGVKDVRQSRVGDTITTQNKPATDALGGYKHPNPMVYAGLYPIDGADFPELREALEKLQLNDAALTYEPETSGALGFGFRIGFLGLLHMEIVRERLEREFNLDLISTAPNVVYRVVMEDGSEHQVTNPSEYPEGKIAEVWEPVVKATILTPTEYIGTILELCQQRRGTQTGMDYLSSDRVEIRYTLPLAEIVFDFFDALKSRTKGYASLDYDEAGEQVSDLVKVDILLHGDPVDAFSSIVHKDAAYGYGLAMAKKLKELIPRQQFEVPIQAAVGARVIARETVRAMRKDVLAKCYGGDISRKRKLLEKQKEGKKRMKMVGRVEVPQEAFVAALSTGESREPK